From the Mycobacterium sp. DL592 genome, the window GAGGGGGCGATGGCCGACTACGACGTCCAGCCCGGCCGCAAGCTGCCGCCGGAGCCCGAGCTGTCACCGGCCCAGATGCAAGCCGACGAGTTCGACCTCAACGCCGGGCTCAGCGGTGTCGCGAAGATCGTCGCGGGCGCCTGCTCCGTCGATGAAATGCTCAGCCAGGTAGCACAATTCGCCGTGCAAGCCATCCCGGGAGCCGACGGCGCGGGGGTTACCCTGGTCCGTTCCGACGACACCTCGACCGGCGATGAGCAGCCCCACATCCAGGCCTGGTCGGCAACCGCCGACTTCGTCCGCATGATCGACACCGTGCAATACGAGGAACTCTCCGAAGGTCCGTGCATCACCTGCATTCAGTCCCGGCGGCCCGCCGTGAGCGGCTCGCTGGGCAGCGACCGCCGGTGGCCGCACTTCGGCGGCCGGGTGGCCCGCATGGGGGTGCACTCGGTGCTGGCGCTGCCGCTGACCATCGGTGAGCAGGTGATCGGTTCGATCAACTCCTACGCCCACGGCCGGGACGCGTTCGCCGACCACGCGGTGGCACTCGGGATCCAGTTCTCCGGGCCCGCGGCGGTGGCGGTGTACAACGCGCAGTTACTGGCCAGCACCCGCCAACGCACCACGCAACTGCAGGCGGCGCTGGGCAGCCGGGCGGTGATCGACCAGGCGATCGGCATCCTCCGCAGCCGATCTGGCGGTACTTCGCAGGAGGCGTTCGACCGCCTCACCCGCATCAGCCAAACCGAGCACGTCAAACTGGCTGAAGTCGCCCAGCAGATCGTCGACGAGGCTGTCCGCCGGGCCCGGGCCCGTCAGCACTAACCGGCGCTCACTGGTTGCGGGCCAGCTCCGAGAGAGCCCGCACAATCTCGGGACGCGTGTGGCGTTCCTGCATAAGCCGCCGCGCGATATCGGTGAGGTGCTCCCCGCGGGCGCGGCTGTAGGCGCGCAGCAGCTGGAAGGACTTGTCCACCGATACTCCGAGCATCTCGCTCAGAAATCCCTTGGCCTGTTCGACGACCATTCGTGAGGTCAGCGCCGAGCGCAGCGGTGCCACCACGGTGGCCGTCGTCGGCGGGTGTTCCTGCAGGACCGCCACACAGGCGATGTGGGCCAGGGTCTGACCGACCAATTGGTCCGCTTCGGTGAGCGCGCCGGGGCTGGTGTCGAACAAGCCGAGCGCGCCCAGGACGGAACCGGCTGCCCGCATCGGCACCGCGTGCACTGCCGCGAAACCGGCGTCCACCGCGGCGGGGACGAATCGCGGCCACCGCTCTGCCTCACCGCGCAGGTCCGGGACCAGAACCGGCTCCCCGGTGCGGTAGCACTCGATGCAGGGGCCCTGCTCGGCCTGCAGCTGAAACAGCTCCAGCTCGCGGGTCTGCTCGGAGGTGGCGGCCAGCAGATGAAGTCGCTGCAGCGGATCGGCGAGCAGGAACCCGGCCGAGGCCACGTCGAGCAGTTCGGCACAGCGTTCGGTGAGTTCGGTGAGCAGGTCGACGACGTCGAAGTCGTCGAGCAGACGGTCGACCAGCGATACCACCGCGCTGAGCACTCGGGTTTCTCGAAGGTTGTCGTCGTTCACCATGGCTTCCCTCCCTGCCTTGGTGTGGATGAGATTTCGTTGTCGCGCATCAGTCGGCGTCCAATCGCAGGCGCCGGTCCAGGATGTCGCGGGCGACGTCGGTGGCGCTTCGGCCGGTGGCGTAGGCGTGCGCACGGATGCGCACCAGGGCCTCGGCCGGGTCAATGTCGAGCTGCGCCACCAGCATGCCGGTGGCCTGGCTGACCTCGACACGGCTGAGCGCATTGAGCTCCGCCCATGCGCTGCTGGCGGGGTCCTCGATGGCCGCCTGCAGATCGCCGGCCAGCAGATCCAGCACCGGTATGCACGCCAGCTCGGCGGCGATCGCCATCCCGGCGATCTGCTCACCCGGCAGCGAGCCCGGCTCTGCCCGGAACAGGTCGAGGGCCCCGACGTACTCCCCCGCGGCCAGCACGGGCATGGCGAACACACCCCGGATGTGGTGCTCCAGCATCGCCCGGCCGTAGCTGGGCCAGCGCGCTTCACCCGGGTAACCGAGATCGACGACGAGCACCGGGGCCCGGCCGGCCACTGCGTCCAGACAGGGCCCTTCGCCGTAGATGAACTGCAGTTCGTCATACAGCTTCGCCTGTGGCCCGCTGGCACCCAGAGTGGCGGTGTTCGTGCCGTCGAAGACGAGGGAGATCGCCGCGGCGTCGACGTCGAGCAACGTCACGCACGCCTGACACAGACGGTCGGCGGCCTGTGCTCCGCGCCGCCCCTCTACGGCCGCGACAAGCCCATCCTGGATCGTCAAACGAGCCGGACCAGGCTTGACGCCGGCACAGTGTGGGAACTACGCGCCGCCATCAGTCCAGCCTGCCCCAGTTCGGTCGCGATTGCTCGGCTTTGCCCAAGCCTGCGCCTGCACCCGTCGCCCGCCGCGGGTAGGCTTGCCGTGCTGGCACCACAGCCGGCCCGAAACGGCGTCGCCCTTGCGCGGTGCCGCGAGCATCCGCTCACCGTCGGGCGCGTCCTCCAATATCGTTGTCGCTCAACCCCGCAACGGCCATCATCTCGAGGACTCACCATCGCGATCACCGATGTCGCCGGGTATGCACATCTCAGTCGACAGGACACCGACGCTCTAGCCGCCGCACTCGATTCGATTCGAGCCGAGGTCGAGAGCTCCCGCGGTGCCCGCGACGCCGCCTATATCCGCAGAACCATTCTGTTCCAGCGGGCCCTGGACGTCGGGGCCCGGTTGCTGATCTTCGGCAGCCGCTCGCGGACGGGCTGGCTGCTGGGAACCGTCTCACTCGCGGTGGCCAAGAGCATCGAGAACATGGAGATCGGCCACAATGTCGGTCACGGGCAATGGGATTGGATGAACGACCCGGAAATCCACTCCACGGCCTGGGAGTGGGATATGGCGGGGCTGTCATCCCAGTGGCGCTACTCACACAACTACCGCCACCACGTGTTCACCAACGTCGTCGACGTCGACGACGACCTCGGCTTCGGCATCATGCGCGTTAGCCGCGACGTCGCCTGGCAGCCACGCAATCTTGCCCAGCCGTTCCGCAACGTGTTGCTGGCCGTCATCTTCGAGTGGGGTATCGCCCTGCACGGACTGCACGCCGCGCACGAGCGGGCGGACTCCGATGACCAGCGGGCCGCGCAGAGCCAAGCCTTCAAGCGCAAGATCGGCCGTCAGGTCCTCAAGGACTACGTTGCGATCCCGGCGCTCAACGGAACTCGGTGGCGGCGGGCCTTGACCGCCAATGCGGCGGCGAACCTGCTGCGCAACCTCTGGGCCTACGCGGTGATCTTCTGCGGCCACTTTCCCGACGGCGCCGAGAAATTCACCGCCGCTGCCCTCGAGCAGGAGAGCAAGGGCGAGTGGTATGTGCGCCAGATGCTCGGCAGCGCCAACTTCAAGGCCGGACGGGTGCTGGCATTCCTCAGCGGCAACCTCTGCTACCAGATCGAACATCACCTGTTCCCCGATCTGCCCAGCAACCGCTACGCCGCGATCGCACGGCAGGTGCAGGCGCTGTGCGCCGACTACGGGCTGCCGTACACCACGGGATCGCTGCCGCGGCAGTTCTTCCTGGCCCAGCGGACCATCCTGAAGCTGGCGTTGCCGGACCGCTTCCTGGGAGCCGATCAGGAACTGCAGGTCAGCGCACTGCAGCGTTGATCTGCGGCGCGTCGATCATGCCCATCTCCACACCCCACATGGTGGCGATGGTGCGATACTCGCCGGTCTCGATCAGATGCGCCAGGGCCAGCTTCAGCGACTGCGCCAGCCCGGAGTTCTTGGCCACCGGCCAGCCGTAGGGGGCGGAGTCGAACACCTCACCGGCGGCTTCGAGTTGGCCGCCGCTGGTCTTGATGGCGAACCCGGTGACCGGCGAGTCGGCCGACATCGCATCGACCTCGCCGGCCATCAGGGCGGTATTGAGGTCGTCCTGACGGGTGTAGACGACCTTGGCGATCGGCGGCTTGCCTGCCGCCACACAGGCCGCGCTCTTGGCCGGGATCTCGGTGGTCTCCTGGATGGCGGCGTAGGCCACACCGACTTTCAGCCCGCACGCGTCGTCGGGGTTCACCGGGGCGCCGGGGCGCTGTGCCCACAGCGTGCCGGCCTGGAAGTAGGTGACGAAGTCGGCGGCGGCTTGGCGTTCCTTGGTATCGGTGAACGACGACATTCCCAGGTTGAAGTCACCGGCCCGCACCGAGGGGATGATCGCCTCGAACGCGGTCTCCTTGTATTCCGGTGTGAGACCGAGGGTTCGGGCCATCGCGTTCATCAGGTCGATGTCGAAGCCGACGAGCTTGCCGTAGGCATCGATGAACTCGTTGGGGGCATACGGGGTGTTGACGCCGACCACCAGCCGCCCGGTCTTGCGGATGGCCTCGGGGACGGTGGCCGCGATCTCGGGGACAGCGCCGGCAGGTGCGGGCGGAGCCTGCGAGGACGACAGCGCACCGGCCAGGCTGGTGGGTGCGGTGGAGCCGCGGCCGTCGCCATCGCGCCACTGCCAGGCACCGATGCCGAGCGTCGCGACGAGCAGCACCGAGCCGGCGACGGCCAGCAGGACTTTCCCGGGAACCCGAATTCGCTTGGCGGGCAGGGAGTGCCGGCCCGACGTGCTCGTCTTGCGGACCGGCGTGTCGAGGGCTTTGCGGGCGGCGGCGGCCAGCTCACCAGCGCTCTGGTAGCGCTGTTCGAGCTTCTTGGCCATGCCCTTGGCGATGACCTCGTCGAAGGCGGCCAGCCGCGGGTCTTTGTCGGACGGTTTGGGCGCGGGTTTGCGGATGTGCCCGGCGATCTGCTGTTCCATGCTGTCCGACGGATAAGGCCGCGACCCGGTAAGACATTCGTAGAGCACGCATGCCAGTGCGTAGATGTCGGCGCGCGGGTCGGCCTGGCCGCCGTCGAAGCGTTCGGGGGCCATATAGGCCAGGGTTCCCAGCGTGCTGCCCGCGGTGGTCAGTCCGTTCTCGCCCGCGGTGCGGGCCAGGCCGAAGTCGATGAGATAGGCGAACTGGCGGTCGGTGATCAGGATGTTGGAAGGTTTGATGTCACGGTGGATCAGGCCGGTGGCATGCGCGGCGTCCAGGGCGGCCGCGACCTGCTCGACGACGTGGACGGCGTAGGCCGGGTCGAGGACCTTCGTATCGGTGAGGGTGGCACCCAGCGGGCGGCCCTCGATGAGGCGCATGTCGAGATAGAGGCGGCCGTCGATTTCGCCGTAGCCGTGGATGGGCACCACGTGGGGTTCGTTGAGGGCGGCAGCGGCCTGGGCTTCGCGGCGGAAGCGTTGCTGGAAGGTGGTGTCCTCGGCGAGATGGTGCGGGAGGACCTTGAGTGCCACGATCCGGTCGGTTTTGGTGTCGAAAGCGCGGTAGACCTCGCCCATGCCGCCCCGACCTATCAGCTCACGCAGCTGATAGTGCCCGAATGGCGTGGCATCCACCATGTACTCCTCGCCAACCCTGTGACCGTCGATTGAAGTTACCGCACGTTTGCCAGGGACGCCCTAGGGTCCGCTGAGGTGCTGTGGGCATGGCTTCTCGCCACCCGAGGCCGCGAGTGTGCGTTCTCGTACGCCTTGCGCGGCGTGTTGCGTATGCCGTTGCACACTCGGCGGTCGGGAGGCATCCCAATTAAGTGAATCAATATTCTTCATTCCCTTGACGGCGCAGCCGGGCGGGTCCTACGGTGACGCAAGGCGCACCAAAGGGATCATCAGCACGTCCGTTTCCTCGACGCGCGGACTGATCGTCAACAACCCTCAGGGACAACAGCTTTGGTAACGCGCTCGTCATCACATAGCCGCCGCGATGGCTAGTCAGCAACCAGCTGTCCGAGAGGGCGCCGAGGCCATCGAGAACTGGGTCGGCGGCTATGTCACTCGCCACCCGCTGGCGTCCCTGACGACCGTCGGCCAGCAGTTCGTTCTGGGTGTGCGCACCGTCCAATACTTGATCATCGACCTGGCCACCGGCCGCTTCCCCTGGCGGGAATTCGTCCGCCAGGGCGCCTTCATGGCCGGCACCGCCGTGGTACCCACCGTTCTGGTCGCATTGCCAGTCGGGGTCACCCTGTCGATCCAGTTTGCCTTGCTCGCCGGACAAGTCGGGGCCACCTCGCTGGCCGGCGCCGCCAGCGGTCTGGCCGTCATCCGGCAGGCCGCCTCGCTGGTCGCCGCGATCCTGATGGCCGCGGCCGTCGGCTCGGCGATCACCGCCGATCTGGGCTCGCGCACGATGCGCGAAGAGATCGACGCCATGGAGGTCATGGGTGTCTCGGTGATCCGCCGCCTGGTGGTGCCCCGCTTCGCCGCCGCGATCATGATCGGCGTCGCGCTAACGGGTGTGGTGTGCTTCGTCGGGTTCCTGGCCAGCTACCTGTTCAACGTGTACTTCCAGAACGGCGCACCCGGCAGCTTCGTGGCCACCTTCGCGTCGTTCACCACCCCCGGTGACATGATCCTGGCCCTGCTCAAGGCGGTCGTGTTCGGGGCGATTGTGGCGGTGGTGTCCAGCCAGAAAGGTCTTGCCACCCAGGGCGGCCCGACCGGGGTGGCCAACTCGGTTAATGCTGCCGTCGTGGAGTCGATCCTCATCCTGATGATCGTCAACGTCGTCATCAGCCAGCTCTACAACATGCTGTTCCCGAGGATGGGGTTGTAGGTGTCTGTGGCGACCTTCTCCCCGTTCGGCGCCCGGCTCGGCACCCTCGCCAAGGCGGCCTCCGCGCCGATCCTGCGGCTCGGGCACATTCTGGTGTTCTTCGTCCGCGCGGTCGCTGCGGTGCCGATCGTGCTGCGGCACTACCGCGCCGAGTTCGGGCGGCTGCTCTCCGATATCGCCTGGGGCAACGGCTCGCTGGTCGTCGGCGGCGGCACGGCCGGGGTGGCGGTGGTCCTGGGTATGACGGTCGGCGCGATCGTCGGTATCGAGGGCTACAACTTCCTGAACCTGCTCGGGCTGGGGCCGGCTACTGGCATCATCTCGTCACTGGTGAACACCCGCGAACTCGCGCCGATCGCCGCGGCGCTGGCCTTCGCCACCCAGGGCGGCTGCCGGTTCACCGCGCAGCTGGGGTCAATGCGGATCGCCGAGGAGATCGACGCCCTGGACTCGCTGGCGATCCGGCCGATCCCCTATCTGGTGACCACCCGGCTGATGGCCTCGGTGGTGGCCGTAATCCCCTTGTACGTTTTGTGTTTGGCGGTGAGCTACCTGACCACCCAGGTCGTCGTCGAGCTCATCAGCGGCGGCGCATCCGGGGCCTACCTGCACTACTTCACGCTGATGCTGTCGGGCACCGACGTGCTGTACTCGCTGCTGAAGGCGGTCGTATTCGTCTGGATCGCCTCGACCATCCAGTGCTACTACGGTTTCTACGCCAGCGGCGGCCCGGAAGGTGTCGGTATCGCCGCCGGGCATGCGATGCGGGCGGCCATCACCGTGGTGATCATCGTCAACATGCTGATGACGATGGCGTTGTGGAGCGTGGACGCCGGCGCGAGGTTCGGCGGGTAGATGGGCAACTCCTACGAACTCGACGGGCGCGGGCCCTCGGATCGTCAGCTGCTGGCCTGCGGGCTTGCCGTGCTGCTCGCCGCGGCCCTGATCACCACGCTGTTGGTGGTGAAGTCGACCGGCCGGCTCAACAACTATGTGCGGGTGGTGGCCGACCTGCTCAACGTCGGCGACGGGCTGCCGCAGAAGTCCGACGTGAAGTACCACGGGGTGCTCGTCGGCTCGGTCGACAACGTGACCCCGGCCGCCAACGGGAGCCCCAACTACGTCCGCATCGACCTCAAACCCGAGTATGCCCAATCGATTCCGGCCTCGGTCACCGCACGGGTGGTGCCCAGCAACGTGTTCGCGGTGTCCTCGGTGCAGCTCGTCGCCGACGGCGCCGGGCCGCCCATCGCCCCGGGTGCGCACATCCCCGAGGACACCGCCCTGCCGACGGTGCTGTTCCAGACCACCATCAGCAAGCTGCGCGACGTGCTGGCAGCCGCCGGCCGCGGTCGCGACGACACCAGCGTCGGCATCCTGGCCGCGGTCAACGCCGCCACCGAGAACCGGCGGGGCAAGCTGCTCACCGGCGGCGCGCAGCTCAGCCGGCTGCTCGACGAACTCAACTCCGTCATCAGCACCGAGCCGGGCCCGTCGACGGTGTCGGCGTTGATCGACGCCACCCACGGGCTGGCCGCCACCGCACCCGACCTGCTGGACGCGCTGCACCAGGCCGTCGCGCCGATGCAGGTGCTGGCCGAGAAGCGTTCGGCGCTAGCCACTTTGATCGCCGGCGGCGCCAACACCGTCGGCACCACCCGCACCGCTGTCGACAACCACATCGACCAGCTGACCGGAATCACCACCCACCTGACCCCGGTGCTGGGCAGCCTGGCGATGAACGCCGGCAAGTTCGTCCCGGCGTTCACCAAATTGAACGACCTGTCCCACAAGTTCTTCGACGAGGTGTGGATCCCCGAGATCGAGGCCGGCAACATGCGGATCAACCTGTCGCTGACGCCGAGCTCCACCTACACCCGCGCCGACTGCCCGCGCTACGGCCAGCTGTGGGGGCCCAGCTGCTTCACCGCCCCGCAGATCGTCGTGCGGCCCGATCTGCCGGAGATCCTGATGCCGCAGAATTACCAGCCGCCCAAGGATCTGGCTCCGCCGCCGGGGACCGTCATCGGCGCCGACGGCAATCTGGTGGCCACCGGCCCGCCGCTGCTCAATCCCCACCCGAACCTCACCGACCCCAATCCACCTGTCCCGCCGTGGCTTTCACCCGCGCTGCGGGTGCCGGGCACCGCCGACCCGGACAACACCCCGGCGCCGCCCGCTCCCCCGGCGCCGCTGCCTGCCGAGGCCGACCCGGGAGGCCCCCGATGAAGATCCGCGGCCCGCTGATCGGGCTGTCACTGTTCATGGTGGTCGCGGTGGCGGTGACCTGGCTGGTGTATGCGACGCTGCGCCGCGACGTCGCCGGGCCGACCACCCCGTATGCGGCGATGTTCACCGACGTCTACGGGCTGCGTGAGGGCGACGACGTCCGGATGGCCGGCGTGCGAGTGGGCCGGGTCGAAAAGATCGAACTGCAAGGCAAGTTGGCGAAGGTGTCGTTCGTCGTGCAGAACGACCAGCGGCTGTTCGGCAACACGGTGGCGTCGGTGACCTACCAGAACATCGTCGGCCAGCGCTATGTCGGGTTGTCGCTGGGCAAGACCGGCGACACCGGGCCGCTGCCGGCCAACAGCACCATCCCCGTCGAGCGCACCGACCCGTCCTTCGACGTCACCACCCTGCTCAACGGTTACGAACCGCTCTTCAGCGTCCTCAACCCGCAGGACGCCGACAATCTGACCAAAGGGGTGATCGCCTCGCTGCAGGGAGATGACGCTTCGATCATGCAGCTGGTGTCGCAAACCTCCACTCTCACTGACACATTCGCTGGCCGCGACCAGGTGCTCGGTGACGTGATCACCCAGCTGAACACGGTGATGGGCAATCTGTCCGCCCAGAACGGACACCTGGATCAGGTGCTGGCACAGACCAGCCACGCGGTGTCGGACTTCGATGCCCGCCGCCCGGAGCTGGTGGCCTCCACAGGGTCGCTGACACGGGTGATGCAGCAGCTGGCCAGCGTCACCGACACCGCATCCCCGACGCTGAACCAGATGCTCACCCGCCAGCCCGGTTTCACCGGCCACCTGCTCGACATCGAGCCGCAGCTGGCGTTCACCGCCAACAATCTGCCGCTGATGTTGAAGGGGCTGGCCCGCATCACCAGCGAGGGCGCCTACGCCAACGCCTACGCCTGCGACCTGAACGCCACCGGCTTCTTCCCCGGCCTCAACGACGTGGTGCCGATCATCGTCGACGCGGCCACACCCGGGAACAAGGCCTGGTACTCCCCGCGATGCAGGAATGCCGGCAATGGCTGAGGGCTCGCTGCTGGCCCGGCTCCGCAGCCGGCGGTTGGAAAGCTACAACGCGACGTGGCTCGGCCTGATCGCCGTGGCCGTCGTCAGCGTGGTCGTCGGCGCGATGCTGCTGGCCAACGCCACCAACGTCGGGCACCGGCACTACACCGCGAAGTTCCTGCAGGCCGCGGCGCTGCAGACCGGCAATCCGATCACGATCGGGGGCATTCAGGTCGGCAAGGTCACCAGCATGAAGCTGGCCGGTGACCACGTGGAGGCCGGTCTGGAGGTCCGCGACGACGTGGTGCTGGGTGCGGAGTCGAAGGCGGTCATCAAGGTGGCCACCATTCTGGGTTCGCGCTATCTGGCGCTGGTGCCCGAGGACGGCGGCACGTTGCCGAACAACACCTTTGACCTGGCGCACACCGAGGTGCCCTACGACCTGCAGGCCGCGCTGGCCGACGTGTCGACGACCTACCAGCAGGTCGACACCGACGCGTTCGCGCAGTCGCTGGGGATTCTCGGCAAGCAGATGCAGGGGCTGCCCGCGGTGGTGCCGCAGGCCATGCAGAACATCCACATCCTGTCCACGGTGATCGCCGACCGCCGCGACCAACTGGGGCAGCTGCTGAAAAGCACGGAGCTGGTGAGCACCACGCTGGAGCGTCAGCACGCCAACATCGCGGCGATGATCAACCAGGGCCAGGATCTGATCGGCCAGTTCGTCGCCCGCAGCGCGTCGTTTCACGCCATGCTCGCCGCGTTGACCGACCTGGTGAACACCATGAGCACCACGGTGGTCGACAACCGGGCCGAATTCGACCGGACCGTCGCCAACCTCAGTCAGCTGACCACCCTGCTGGCCCAGCACGACGACCTGCTGCGTAGCATCCTGCAGTCGGGCCCGGTTGCGTTGCGCGGCTTCGCCAATGCCACCGGAACCGGTAACGCGATGGACTTCAACACACCCGCCGGCCTGGCCGTCGACTCGTGGATGTGCGCCATCAGCGGACGGGCCAAGCAGTTCGGGATGATCCAGTACTTCAAGGACTGCCAATGACACGGGCGCGGGTCAAGCTGGTCGCCATCACCGCGGCGGCCGTGGTGCTGGTGGCCTCGGCGGCCACCGCGGCGTGGGTGTACTTCCGGTCGGCCTCCGACCACATCACGGTGACCGCCCAATTCGACAGTGCGGCAGGGCTGTACGTGAACAACACGGTTGCGGTGCTGGGGATGCCGGTAGGCAAGGTCACCGCTATCACACCGAAGAGCGGCTACGTCGAAGTCGAGTTCACCGTCGACCGGGATGTGAAGATTCCGGCCGACGCCCAGGCCGTCACGGTGTCGACGTCGATCCTGACCGACCGGCAGATCGAGCTGACGCCGCCGTATCGCGACGGCCCGACGCTGGCCGACCACGACACCATCGGGCTGCCCCGGACCAAGACGCCGGTCGAGTTCGCCCGGGTGCTCGGCGTGCTCGACAAGATCTCCAGCTCGCTCAAGGGTGACGGCACCGGCAACGGCCCCGTCGCCGACGTGCTGAACTCCGGGGCGGCGATCGCCGACGGCAACGGCGAGAAGATCAAGTCGGCGCTCGATCAGCTGTCGAATGCGTTGCGGCTCAGCGCCGACGGCGGCACCCAGACCCGCGACCAGCTGACCACCATCGTGCGCAATCTGAGCTCGCTGATGCAGGCCGCCGCCGACAACGACGCGACGCTGCGCGACTTCGGCTCCACCGTGCGCCAACTCAGCCAGATCGTCAACGACGAGGACTTCGGCAGCGGCAGCACCGGCAAGAAGATGAACACCCTGCTGGCGCAGGTCGGAGACTTCCTGGAGAAGAACCGCGATCACATCAAGGCGATCGTCGCCAACGGCCACACGTCGGCGGGCACGCTCGTCGACCGCCAGCGTGACCTGGCCGAGTTCCTCGACGTCGCGCCGCTGACCCTGGACAACATGTACAACATCGTCGACCAGAACAACGGCGCCGCCCGCGCCCGGGTGCTCACCGACCGGGTGCTGTTCGACAGCCAGAGCGTCAAGGAAGTCTGCAACCTGATGGGGCTGCGGCAGTTGGGTTGCAGCACCGGCACCCTGCAGGACTTCGGGCCGGACTTCGGTCTGACCTACGTGCTGGACGGTATGGCAGCGATGGGGCAGAAATGAGGCGCGCCGCAGCGGTTCTCCTGGTCGCGGTGACGGTGACGGGGTGCTCGTCGGGCGGGCTGTCCAGCCTGCCGCTGCCGGCGCCGTCCGTCGGCAGTGGTGGGTACCGGCTGACGGCGGTGTTCTCCAATGCGCTGAACCTGCCGGCCAAGGCGAAGGTCAAGCTCGCCGGCGCCGATGTGGGTGAGCTCGAGTCGATGGTGGCGCGCAACTACACCGCGGTCACCACGCTGCGGATCATGGACGGGGTGCGGCTGCCTGCGGGCAGCACCGCCGAACTGCGCTCGGCCACCCCGCTGGGCGACGTCTTCGTCGCGATCAAGCCACCGGCCACGGCCAGCCCGCTGACCCCGTTGCTGAAGGACGGCGACACCATCGGCTTGGACTCGACCAGGGCGGCGGCCACCGTCGAGTCGGTGCTCAGCTCGGCGGCCGTCATGGTCAACGGCGGCGCGGTACGCAATCTGACCAACCTCATCAACGGCGCGGGCAAGGCCACCGGGGATCAGGGCCAGGCGTTCGGCGACCTGATCGCCAAGACCAACCGCACACTGTCGAAACTGACCGCGCGCTCCGACCAGCTCTCCGAGGCGCTGACGCAGACGTCTTCGCTGGCACACGAACTCGACGCGAAGAACCAAACCCTCAGCGACCTCCTGGTGGCGGCGGGACCGGCCGCCGACACCCTGGCCGCCAACACCGCGACGGTGGCCGACCTCATCGAGCAGATCGGCGCGACCAGCCGCCAGCTACAGAAGTTCCCGTCGATCGCAGGCACCGACACCAGTGGCCGCAGCATGATCGCCGACGCAAACACCATCGCCTCGGCGTGGAACGACGTCGTCCTGGCTCCGGGTGCCGACCTGGCCTCGCTGAACCGGATCATGCCGCCGTTGATCAAATCGACTTCCAGTAATGCGATTTCGGTGCGGGCCAGTATCGACCGGCTGGTGCTGGGGTCGATCCCCGACATCGGGTTCGGCGGCGACCCAGGTTTCCACGGCCCCAAGCGCTACAACTGGGCCCAGCTCGTCGGGTCGTTCAAGTACACGCTGTGGCGGCTGCAGCAGCGGGTCGTCGGGCAGGGCCCCGACGTGCCCCAGGTTCCGGTGATGCCCAGCCCGACCGATCCCGGTATGCAGATCGTCGCTCCCCCGTCGACGGAGCCGCCACCGTGATCAATTGGGCGGCAGATCTTCTCGTCCGGACGGTCCGATTCGGGTACCGGCGCCGGTCGGTGCTGTCGACGGTCGCGCTGGTGCTGACGTTGGTGGTGTCCAGCGCCTACGTGATGTGGGGTGCGCTGCGGGTGTCGCCGTTCTCCTCGGCGTATCGGGTCACCATCGAACTCCCGGAGTCCGGTGGGCTGCTGCCCAATCAGGACGTGACCCTGCGCGGGGTGGCGGTCGGTCGGGTGCAGTCGCTGGCGGTGACACCGCACGGGGTGGCCGCGGTCGCGACGGTGCGCTCGGACGTGCGGATCCCAGTGTCCAGCCCGGTGCGGGTGTCGGGGTTGTCGGCGGCCGGTGAGCAGTACATCGAGTTCGTGCCGACCTCGGATGCCGGGCCGTATCTGGCGGATGGCAGTGTGATCGCGCAGTCCAACACGTCGGTGCCGGTGAGCCTGGCGCAGCTGCTGGCCGACTCCGATGGTGTTCTGGCGCAGGTTGATCCGGCCAAGCTGGAGCTGATCAAGCGGGAACTCAGCATGAGCAACGAGGGGCCGCGCAAGCTCGCCGACATCATCGAC encodes:
- a CDS encoding MCE family protein, which produces MKIRGPLIGLSLFMVVAVAVTWLVYATLRRDVAGPTTPYAAMFTDVYGLREGDDVRMAGVRVGRVEKIELQGKLAKVSFVVQNDQRLFGNTVASVTYQNIVGQRYVGLSLGKTGDTGPLPANSTIPVERTDPSFDVTTLLNGYEPLFSVLNPQDADNLTKGVIASLQGDDASIMQLVSQTSTLTDTFAGRDQVLGDVITQLNTVMGNLSAQNGHLDQVLAQTSHAVSDFDARRPELVASTGSLTRVMQQLASVTDTASPTLNQMLTRQPGFTGHLLDIEPQLAFTANNLPLMLKGLARITSEGAYANAYACDLNATGFFPGLNDVVPIIVDAATPGNKAWYSPRCRNAGNG
- a CDS encoding ABC transporter permease, with the translated sequence MATFSPFGARLGTLAKAASAPILRLGHILVFFVRAVAAVPIVLRHYRAEFGRLLSDIAWGNGSLVVGGGTAGVAVVLGMTVGAIVGIEGYNFLNLLGLGPATGIISSLVNTRELAPIAAALAFATQGGCRFTAQLGSMRIAEEIDALDSLAIRPIPYLVTTRLMASVVAVIPLYVLCLAVSYLTTQVVVELISGGASGAYLHYFTLMLSGTDVLYSLLKAVVFVWIASTIQCYYGFYASGGPEGVGIAAGHAMRAAITVVIIVNMLMTMALWSVDAGARFGG
- a CDS encoding ABC transporter permease, which encodes MASQQPAVREGAEAIENWVGGYVTRHPLASLTTVGQQFVLGVRTVQYLIIDLATGRFPWREFVRQGAFMAGTAVVPTVLVALPVGVTLSIQFALLAGQVGATSLAGAASGLAVIRQAASLVAAILMAAAVGSAITADLGSRTMREEIDAMEVMGVSVIRRLVVPRFAAAIMIGVALTGVVCFVGFLASYLFNVYFQNGAPGSFVATFASFTTPGDMILALLKAVVFGAIVAVVSSQKGLATQGGPTGVANSVNAAVVESILILMIVNVVISQLYNMLFPRMGL
- a CDS encoding MCE family protein — its product is MTRARVKLVAITAAAVVLVASAATAAWVYFRSASDHITVTAQFDSAAGLYVNNTVAVLGMPVGKVTAITPKSGYVEVEFTVDRDVKIPADAQAVTVSTSILTDRQIELTPPYRDGPTLADHDTIGLPRTKTPVEFARVLGVLDKISSSLKGDGTGNGPVADVLNSGAAIADGNGEKIKSALDQLSNALRLSADGGTQTRDQLTTIVRNLSSLMQAAADNDATLRDFGSTVRQLSQIVNDEDFGSGSTGKKMNTLLAQVGDFLEKNRDHIKAIVANGHTSAGTLVDRQRDLAEFLDVAPLTLDNMYNIVDQNNGAARARVLTDRVLFDSQSVKEVCNLMGLRQLGCSTGTLQDFGPDFGLTYVLDGMAAMGQK
- a CDS encoding MCE family protein — encoded protein: MAEGSLLARLRSRRLESYNATWLGLIAVAVVSVVVGAMLLANATNVGHRHYTAKFLQAAALQTGNPITIGGIQVGKVTSMKLAGDHVEAGLEVRDDVVLGAESKAVIKVATILGSRYLALVPEDGGTLPNNTFDLAHTEVPYDLQAALADVSTTYQQVDTDAFAQSLGILGKQMQGLPAVVPQAMQNIHILSTVIADRRDQLGQLLKSTELVSTTLERQHANIAAMINQGQDLIGQFVARSASFHAMLAALTDLVNTMSTTVVDNRAEFDRTVANLSQLTTLLAQHDDLLRSILQSGPVALRGFANATGTGNAMDFNTPAGLAVDSWMCAISGRAKQFGMIQYFKDCQ